In Piliocolobus tephrosceles isolate RC106 chromosome 10, ASM277652v3, whole genome shotgun sequence, a single window of DNA contains:
- the GOLT1B gene encoding vesicle transport protein GOT1B, translated as MISLTDTQKIGMGLTGFGVFFLFFGMILFFDKALLAIGNVLFVAGLAFVIGLERTFRFFFQKHKMKATGFFLGGVFVVLIGWPLIGMIFEIYGFFLLFRGFFPVVVGFIRRVPVLGSLLNLPGIRSFVDKVGESNNMV; from the exons ATGATCTCCTTAACGGACACGCAGA AAATTGGAATGGGATTAACAGGATTTGGAGTGTTTTTCCTGTTCTTTGGAATGATTCTCTTTTTTGACAAAGCACTACTGGCTATTGGAAAT gttTTATTTGTAGCCGGCTTGGCTTTTGTAATTGGTTTAGAAAGAACATTCAGATTCTTCttccaaaaacataaaatgaaagctACAGGATTTTTTCTGGGTGGTGTATTTGTAGTCCTTATTGGTTGGCCTTTGATAGGCATGATCTTCGAAATTTATGGATTTTTTCTCTTGTTCAG GGGCTTCTTTCCTGTTGTCGTTGGCTTTATTAGAAGAGTGCCAGTCCTTGGATCCCTCCTAAATTTACCTGGAATTAGATCA TTTGTAGATAAAGTTGGAGAAAGCAACAATATGGTATAA